A window from Exiguobacterium marinum DSM 16307 encodes these proteins:
- a CDS encoding sigma factor: MPDANEQIKEWEPMIFYVIRQLHLHPNEVDDAAQTARIALWRAIQDGKTLGKTYCFIRIRGAILNERAKQAKTLQHEVTSERLPEQIDKSEVPLSLWLDDKRSTLPNRHFTLLCHMLHGTEASLGYSPSRLRAYKAELQRMLREDNE, encoded by the coding sequence ATGCCAGACGCAAACGAACAAATCAAAGAGTGGGAACCGATGATCTTTTACGTCATCCGCCAACTCCATCTCCATCCGAACGAAGTCGACGATGCCGCCCAGACGGCACGAATCGCCCTATGGCGAGCCATCCAAGACGGCAAGACGCTAGGGAAAACCTACTGTTTCATCCGTATCCGTGGGGCAATCTTAAACGAGCGAGCCAAGCAGGCGAAGACGCTCCAGCACGAGGTGACGAGTGAACGGCTCCCCGAGCAAATCGACAAGAGCGAGGTGCCGCTGTCCCTTTGGCTAGACGACAAGCGTTCCACTTTACCAAATCGTCATTTCACCTTACTCTGCCATATGCTTCACGGAACTGAAGCCTCGCTCGGATACTCCCCGAGCCGCCTCCGTGCCTACAAGGCCGAACTCCAGCGGATGCTCCGTGAGGACAACGAGTAA
- a CDS encoding helix-turn-helix domain-containing protein, which translates to MNANKIIVNNIQSWLRDNGKSQQWLAQEIGVSKALIGHMLNESRVIQSKRIVDLANALGLTVNELTSDASMKEERMTVELRGTLSNRRSKMELERLKFAIEDYVGLKSERP; encoded by the coding sequence GTGAACGCAAATAAAATCATTGTGAACAACATACAATCATGGCTAAGGGATAACGGAAAATCGCAACAATGGTTAGCTCAAGAAATCGGGGTCAGCAAGGCGTTGATTGGTCATATGTTGAATGAGAGTCGCGTCATTCAATCAAAACGAATCGTTGATCTTGCGAATGCACTGGGTTTGACGGTCAATGAATTGACATCGGATGCTTCGATGAAGGAAGAACGCATGACGGTCGAATTGCGAGGCACACTGTCAAATCGACGGTCGAAAATGGAACTCGAGCGTTTGAAATTTGCGATAGAAGATTATGTTGGTCTCAAGAGTGAACGACCATGA
- a CDS encoding ImmA/IrrE family metallo-endopeptidase, giving the protein MKPSARIAEDTAEAFAADFLEQVIDSHVFIGAYIEQVLAKRANLIFQYVEDDTYYGVAIKHMSGEAFIALNSYQPLRMRYFTAAHELWHLSEASKWQIDGFDHERAADRFAAAIMLPKSMTKEIWEKLKDNHDTKTAIIYLADMAQVPYVAVVRRLRELHYRFSDLSEQESDWREERKHLGIAPSPLDQAQRFESFSAYEQVVVKAVEEERLTRLSAANKLSVYRPDLARALQEDEVSRLQEDAADD; this is encoded by the coding sequence ATGAAGCCATCGGCACGGATTGCGGAAGACACGGCAGAAGCATTCGCGGCAGATTTTTTAGAGCAAGTCATTGACAGTCACGTTTTCATTGGCGCTTACATCGAGCAGGTGTTAGCCAAACGCGCGAACCTCATTTTTCAATATGTCGAGGACGATACCTATTATGGTGTCGCCATCAAACACATGTCTGGAGAAGCGTTCATCGCATTGAACTCTTACCAACCATTACGCATGCGTTACTTTACCGCAGCCCACGAGTTATGGCACTTGTCTGAAGCGAGCAAGTGGCAAATCGATGGATTCGATCACGAACGAGCGGCCGACCGTTTTGCCGCTGCAATCATGCTACCAAAAAGTATGACAAAAGAAATTTGGGAGAAGCTGAAAGACAATCATGATACGAAGACCGCTATCATCTATTTGGCCGATATGGCTCAAGTCCCTTACGTCGCAGTCGTAAGACGACTCCGGGAACTCCATTACCGATTCTCTGATCTGAGTGAACAGGAATCCGACTGGCGCGAAGAACGGAAGCATCTTGGGATTGCCCCGAGTCCATTGGATCAAGCCCAACGTTTCGAATCATTTTCAGCCTATGAACAAGTGGTCGTCAAAGCGGTAGAAGAAGAACGGTTGACACGTTTGAGTGCCGCCAATAAACTCTCTGTTTATCGTCCTGATTTGGCTCGGGCGTTACAGGAAGATGAAGTCAGTCGTCTACAAGAGGACGCTGCCGATGATTAA